The Streptomyces sp. NBC_00344 genome includes a window with the following:
- a CDS encoding TIGR03842 family LLM class F420-dependent oxidoreductase, which translates to MDFGLVLQTDPPASAVVGLMRRAERNGFRYGWTFDSAVLWQEPFVIYSRILEHTTDLVVGPMVTNPGTRTWEVTASTFATLNEMYGNRTICGIGRGDSAMRVAGRKPNTLARLGEAIGVIRDLAEGREAQVDGQSLRLPWVKDGRLPVWMAAYGPRALALAGQQADGFILQLADPFLTEWMVKAVRTAASDAGRDPDSVKICVAAPAYIGDDLTHAREQCRWFGGMVGNHVADLVSRYGEHSGLVPEALTAYIKQREGYDYSHHGRADNPDTAFVPDEIVDRFCLLGPAEAHIEKLQALRALGVDQFAVYAMHDARERVIDTYGEEIIPALGGAARS; encoded by the coding sequence ATGGACTTCGGACTCGTCCTGCAGACCGACCCGCCCGCATCGGCCGTAGTGGGCCTGATGCGGCGCGCGGAGCGCAACGGTTTCCGCTACGGCTGGACCTTCGACTCGGCCGTGCTGTGGCAGGAGCCGTTCGTCATCTACAGCCGCATCCTCGAACACACCACCGATCTGGTCGTGGGCCCGATGGTGACCAACCCCGGCACCAGGACCTGGGAGGTCACCGCCTCCACTTTCGCCACCCTGAACGAGATGTACGGCAACCGCACCATCTGCGGTATCGGACGCGGCGACTCGGCGATGCGGGTCGCCGGCCGCAAGCCCAACACCCTGGCCAGACTGGGCGAGGCGATCGGAGTGATCCGTGATCTCGCCGAGGGACGCGAGGCCCAGGTCGACGGCCAGAGCCTCAGACTGCCCTGGGTGAAGGACGGAAGGCTGCCTGTCTGGATGGCGGCCTACGGCCCCAGGGCGCTGGCCCTGGCAGGCCAGCAGGCCGACGGCTTCATCCTGCAGCTCGCCGACCCCTTCCTCACCGAATGGATGGTCAAGGCGGTGCGTACCGCCGCATCCGACGCCGGGCGGGACCCGGACTCGGTGAAGATCTGCGTGGCAGCGCCCGCGTACATCGGCGACGACCTCACGCACGCGCGGGAGCAGTGCCGGTGGTTCGGCGGAATGGTCGGCAACCACGTCGCCGACCTGGTGTCCCGCTACGGTGAACACTCGGGGCTGGTGCCGGAGGCGCTCACCGCGTACATCAAGCAGCGGGAGGGGTACGACTACAGCCACCACGGGCGCGCCGACAACCCGGACACCGCCTTCGTGCCCGACGAGATCGTGGACCGCTTCTGTCTGCTCGGTCCCGCCGAGGCGCACATCGAGAAGCTGCAGGCGCTGCGGGCGCTGGGTGTCGACCAGTTCGCGGTGTACGCCATGCACGATGCGCGGGAGCGGGTCATCGACACCTACGGCGAAGAGATCATCCCCGCTCTCGGCGGGGCGGCCCGCTCATGA
- the hydA gene encoding dihydropyrimidinase, whose amino-acid sequence MSTRTLIRGGLVITAAEETHADVLIEDGRVAALAAHGSTVAEGWTADRTIDATGKYVIPGGVDAHTHMEMPFGGTYAADTFETGSRAAAWGGTTTFVDFAIQSVGRSLREGLDDWYAKADGKCAIDYAFHMIVSDVNPSSLKEMDLLVGEGVTSFKLFMAYPGVFYSDDGQILRAMQRAGSNGGLIMMHAENGIAIDVLVEQALAEGRTDPRYHGEVRKVLLEAEATHRAIKLAQVAGAPLYVVHVSADEALAELTAARTKGLNVFGETCPQYLFLSTDNLAEPDFEGAKYVCSTPLRPREHQEALWRGLRRNDLQVVSTDHCPFCFTGQKELGRGDFSKIPNGMPGVENRMDLLHQAVVEGRISRRRWIEIACATPARMFGLYPKKGTIAPGADADVVIYDPHTEQTLSAATHHMNVDYSAYEGKRITGQVETVLSRGEVVISERDFTGRAGHGQYTPRATCQYLV is encoded by the coding sequence ATGAGCACCCGCACCCTGATCCGCGGCGGCCTGGTCATCACGGCCGCCGAGGAGACCCACGCCGATGTCCTGATCGAGGACGGCCGCGTCGCCGCCCTCGCTGCCCACGGGTCCACCGTCGCCGAGGGCTGGACCGCCGACCGTACGATCGACGCCACCGGAAAGTACGTCATTCCGGGCGGGGTCGACGCGCACACGCACATGGAGATGCCCTTCGGCGGCACCTACGCGGCCGACACCTTCGAGACGGGTTCCCGGGCAGCGGCCTGGGGCGGCACCACCACCTTCGTGGACTTCGCCATCCAGTCCGTCGGCCGTTCGCTGCGCGAGGGGCTCGACGACTGGTACGCCAAGGCCGACGGCAAGTGCGCCATCGACTACGCGTTCCACATGATCGTCTCGGACGTCAACCCGTCGAGTCTCAAGGAGATGGACCTTCTGGTGGGGGAGGGCGTCACCTCCTTCAAGCTCTTCATGGCCTACCCAGGGGTCTTCTACAGCGACGACGGGCAGATCCTGCGGGCGATGCAGCGTGCCGGGTCCAACGGCGGACTGATCATGATGCACGCGGAGAACGGCATCGCGATCGATGTGCTCGTGGAACAGGCGCTGGCCGAGGGCCGGACCGACCCGCGTTACCACGGCGAGGTCCGCAAGGTCCTGCTGGAGGCCGAGGCCACCCATCGGGCGATCAAGCTCGCCCAGGTCGCCGGGGCCCCGCTGTACGTCGTGCACGTCTCCGCCGACGAGGCGCTGGCCGAGCTGACCGCGGCCCGCACCAAGGGGCTCAACGTCTTCGGCGAGACCTGCCCGCAGTATCTCTTCCTCTCCACGGACAACCTCGCCGAGCCGGACTTCGAGGGCGCGAAGTACGTGTGCTCGACCCCGCTGCGCCCGCGCGAGCACCAGGAGGCGCTCTGGCGCGGCCTGCGGCGCAACGACCTCCAGGTCGTCTCCACCGACCACTGCCCGTTCTGCTTCACCGGGCAGAAGGAGCTGGGCCGGGGCGACTTCTCCAAGATCCCCAACGGGATGCCCGGCGTGGAGAACCGGATGGACCTGCTCCACCAGGCGGTCGTCGAAGGGCGTATCTCTCGCCGCCGCTGGATCGAGATCGCCTGCGCCACCCCGGCCCGGATGTTCGGGCTCTATCCGAAGAAGGGCACCATCGCCCCGGGGGCGGACGCCGATGTCGTCATCTACGACCCGCACACGGAGCAGACGCTCTCCGCCGCCACACATCACATGAACGTCGACTACTCGGCGTACGAGGGCAAGCGCATCACCGGCCAGGTGGAGACCGTGTTGTCGCGCGGCGAAGTCGTCATCTCGGAGCGGGACTTCACCGGCCGGGCGGGACACGGCCAGTACACGCCGCGAGCCACCTGCCAGTACCTGGTCTGA
- a CDS encoding aspartate aminotransferase family protein, producing MTDLYNRHRAVLPDWLATYYEHPIEITQGEGRHVWDTDGNRYLDFFGGILTTMTAHALPEVTKAVSEQAGRIIHSSTLYLNRPMVELAERIAALSGIPDARVFFTTSGTEANDTALLLATAYRRSNQILAMRNSYHGRSFTAVGITGNRGWSPTALSPLQTLYVHGGVRSRGPYAQLSDARFIQACVADLEDLLGQTRDVAALIAEPVQGVGGFTAPPDGLFAAFREVLDRHGILWIADEVQTGWGRTGDHFWGWQAHAENGPPDMLTFAKGIGNGMSIGGVVARADVMNCLDSNSISTFGGSPVTMAAGLANLTYLLEHDLQGNARRVGGLLLERLRAVGAQSPVVREVRGRGLMIGVELVKPGTDDANPEAAAAVLEAAREGGLLLGKGGGHNTSVLRIAPPLSLNVAEAEAGAAILEQALHTV from the coding sequence GTGACCGATCTGTACAACAGGCACCGTGCCGTCCTCCCCGACTGGCTGGCGACGTACTACGAGCATCCGATCGAGATCACGCAGGGCGAGGGCCGCCATGTCTGGGACACGGACGGCAACCGCTACCTCGACTTCTTCGGCGGCATTCTCACCACCATGACCGCACACGCGCTGCCCGAGGTGACCAAGGCGGTGAGCGAGCAGGCCGGCCGGATCATCCATTCGTCGACCCTGTACCTGAACCGCCCCATGGTGGAACTCGCCGAACGGATCGCGGCGCTGTCCGGGATCCCGGATGCCCGGGTCTTCTTCACCACATCGGGTACCGAGGCCAACGACACGGCTCTGCTGCTGGCCACCGCGTACCGCAGGTCCAACCAGATCCTGGCGATGCGCAACAGCTACCACGGGCGCTCCTTCACGGCCGTCGGCATCACGGGCAACCGCGGCTGGTCCCCGACCGCGCTCTCCCCGCTCCAGACGCTGTACGTCCATGGCGGTGTCCGCAGCCGCGGCCCCTATGCGCAGCTCAGCGACGCCCGGTTCATCCAGGCATGCGTGGCCGATCTGGAGGATCTGCTGGGTCAGACCCGTGACGTCGCCGCGCTGATCGCCGAACCGGTCCAGGGCGTGGGCGGTTTCACCGCCCCGCCGGACGGACTGTTCGCCGCGTTCCGGGAGGTACTCGACCGGCACGGCATCCTGTGGATCGCCGACGAGGTGCAGACCGGCTGGGGGCGGACCGGCGACCACTTCTGGGGCTGGCAGGCGCACGCCGAGAACGGACCGCCGGACATGCTCACCTTCGCGAAGGGGATCGGCAACGGCATGTCCATCGGCGGGGTCGTGGCCCGCGCCGACGTGATGAACTGCCTGGACTCCAACTCGATCTCGACCTTCGGCGGCTCCCCGGTCACCATGGCCGCCGGGCTGGCCAATCTCACCTATCTGCTGGAGCACGACCTGCAGGGCAACGCCCGCCGCGTCGGCGGACTGCTGCTGGAGCGCCTGCGGGCCGTCGGAGCCCAGTCCCCCGTGGTGCGTGAGGTGCGCGGCCGCGGCCTGATGATCGGTGTCGAGCTGGTGAAGCCCGGCACCGACGACGCCAACCCGGAGGCTGCGGCGGCCGTGCTGGAAGCGGCCCGCGAGGGCGGCCTGCTGCTCGGCAAGGGCGGCGGCCACAACACCAGCGTGCTGCGTATCGCACCTCCGCTCTCGCTCAATGTCGCGGAGGCGGAGGCGGGCGCCGCCATCCTCGAACAGGCCCTGCACACCGTGTAG
- a CDS encoding nitrilase-related carbon-nitrogen hydrolase gives MSHVVRAALVQATWTGDTESMIAKHEEHAREAARRGAKIIGFQEVFNAPYFCQVQEPEHYRWAEPVPDGPTVRRMQELARETGMVIVVPVFELEQSGFYFNTAAVIDADGSYLGKYRKHHIPQVKGFWEKYYFKPGNLGWPVFDTAVGKVGVYICYDRHFPEGWRQLGLNGAQIVYNPSATSRGLSAHLWQLEQPASAVANEYFIAAINRVGQEEYGDNDFYGTSYFVDPRGQFVGEVAGDKEEELLVRDLDMSLIDEVRQQWAFYRDRRPDAYEGLVQP, from the coding sequence ATGTCCCATGTCGTACGCGCCGCACTGGTCCAGGCCACCTGGACGGGCGACACCGAATCCATGATCGCCAAGCATGAGGAACATGCGAGGGAAGCAGCCCGCAGGGGTGCGAAGATCATCGGATTCCAGGAGGTCTTCAACGCTCCTTACTTCTGCCAGGTGCAGGAGCCCGAGCACTACCGCTGGGCCGAGCCGGTGCCCGACGGGCCGACGGTCCGCAGGATGCAGGAACTCGCCCGTGAGACCGGCATGGTGATCGTCGTCCCGGTCTTCGAGCTGGAGCAGTCCGGCTTCTACTTCAACACCGCCGCAGTCATCGACGCCGACGGCTCGTACCTCGGGAAGTATCGCAAGCACCACATCCCGCAGGTCAAGGGGTTCTGGGAGAAGTACTACTTCAAACCGGGAAACCTGGGCTGGCCGGTCTTCGACACGGCCGTCGGCAAGGTCGGCGTCTATATCTGCTACGACCGCCACTTCCCCGAGGGCTGGCGTCAACTGGGCCTGAACGGAGCTCAGATCGTCTACAACCCCTCCGCCACATCACGTGGTCTGTCCGCCCATCTCTGGCAGCTGGAGCAGCCGGCTTCCGCGGTCGCCAACGAGTACTTCATCGCCGCCATCAACCGCGTCGGTCAGGAGGAGTACGGCGACAACGACTTCTACGGCACCAGCTACTTCGTGGACCCCCGGGGGCAGTTCGTCGGGGAGGTCGCCGGAGACAAGGAGGAGGAACTCCTCGTCCGTGACCTCGACATGAGCCTGATCGACGAAGTGCGCCAGCAATGGGCGTTCTACCGGGACAGGCGCCCCGACGCGTACGAGGGCCTGGTGCAGCCGTGA
- the ggt gene encoding gamma-glutamyltransferase, which yields MHPQTLRAGRRHPTRAARKFSCLAVAVAVVSLGATAPHPEAGAPPGKSPVAVGYGGAVSSVDADASAAGIEVLRNGGNAVDAAVATAAALGVTEPYSAGIGGGGYFVYYNARSHRVQTIDGRETAPHSADSSLFLENGKPLAFADAVTSGLSVGVPGTAATWDSALDAWGSKPLKTVLKPAERIANDGFTVDPTFRGQTQDNAARFADFPATAKLFLPGGQPPTVGSTLKNPDLARTYRELGRQGIGDLYHGALGRDVVRTVRHPDLAPGSTRDARPGDLTADDLRSYRALHREPTKVSYRGLDVYGMAPSSSGGTTVGEALNILERTDLSKATQEQYLHHYIEASRVAFADRGRWVGDPAFESVPTRELLSQRFADSRACLIKDDAVLTSPLAPGDPRHPAACAAGGTAAPTTYEGENTTHLTVADKWGNVVAYTLTIEQTGGSGMAVPGRGFLLNNELTDFSFTPADPAVHDPNLPGPAKRPRSSISPTIVLDGGKPALALGSPGGATIITTVLQTLIGHLDRGLPLVDAIAAPRASQRNAATTELEPALYDSPLRSRLESLGHSFKLNPEIGAATGVQRLPDGRWLAAAEPVRRGGGSAMVVHPAGRP from the coding sequence ATGCATCCCCAAACTCTCCGGGCAGGGCGCCGGCACCCCACACGCGCCGCCCGGAAGTTCTCGTGCCTGGCCGTCGCCGTCGCCGTGGTGTCGCTCGGAGCGACCGCTCCGCATCCCGAAGCCGGCGCACCGCCGGGGAAGTCGCCGGTCGCCGTGGGCTACGGGGGAGCGGTGTCGAGCGTGGACGCGGACGCGTCCGCCGCCGGCATCGAGGTGCTCCGCAACGGTGGCAACGCGGTGGACGCGGCGGTCGCAACGGCGGCGGCACTCGGTGTCACGGAGCCCTACTCCGCGGGCATCGGCGGAGGCGGCTATTTCGTCTACTACAACGCCAGGTCCCACCGGGTGCAGACCATCGACGGGCGTGAAACAGCCCCGCACTCCGCCGACTCCTCCCTCTTCCTGGAGAACGGCAAGCCGCTGGCCTTCGCCGACGCGGTGACCAGCGGGCTGAGTGTGGGCGTCCCCGGAACGGCGGCGACCTGGGACTCGGCGCTGGACGCCTGGGGCAGCAAGCCGCTGAAGACGGTACTGAAGCCGGCCGAGCGGATCGCGAACGACGGGTTTACCGTCGACCCGACGTTCCGCGGCCAGACCCAGGACAACGCGGCGCGGTTCGCCGATTTCCCCGCCACCGCGAAGCTCTTCCTGCCGGGCGGGCAGCCGCCCACTGTGGGATCGACCCTGAAGAACCCCGATCTGGCCCGTACTTACCGGGAGTTGGGCCGTCAGGGTATCGGCGATCTGTACCACGGCGCCCTCGGACGCGACGTCGTCCGCACGGTGCGCCATCCCGACCTCGCTCCGGGTTCCACCCGAGACGCCCGCCCCGGTGACCTGACGGCGGACGACCTGCGGTCGTACCGGGCACTGCACCGCGAGCCGACGAAGGTCTCCTACCGGGGTCTCGATGTGTACGGCATGGCGCCGTCCTCGTCCGGCGGCACGACCGTGGGAGAGGCGCTCAACATCCTGGAGCGCACCGACCTTTCGAAGGCGACCCAGGAGCAGTACCTGCACCACTACATCGAAGCGAGCCGGGTCGCCTTCGCCGACAGGGGCCGGTGGGTCGGCGACCCGGCCTTCGAGTCGGTACCGACCAGGGAACTGCTCTCCCAGCGCTTCGCGGACTCCCGCGCCTGCCTCATCAAGGACGACGCGGTACTCACCAGCCCGCTCGCGCCGGGCGACCCCCGCCACCCCGCGGCGTGCGCGGCCGGCGGCACGGCGGCACCCACCACCTACGAGGGGGAGAACACCACCCATCTCACGGTGGCGGACAAGTGGGGCAACGTCGTCGCGTACACCCTCACCATCGAACAGACCGGGGGCAGCGGGATGGCCGTGCCCGGGCGCGGATTCCTGCTCAACAACGAGCTGACCGACTTCTCGTTCACTCCGGCGGACCCGGCCGTGCACGATCCGAATCTGCCCGGCCCGGCCAAGCGTCCGCGCTCCTCGATCTCGCCGACCATCGTGCTCGACGGTGGGAAGCCGGCTCTGGCACTCGGCTCCCCGGGCGGCGCGACCATCATCACCACGGTTCTTCAGACGCTGATCGGCCATCTCGACCGGGGACTGCCTCTGGTGGACGCCATCGCGGCGCCGCGTGCCAGCCAGCGCAACGCCGCGACCACTGAGCTGGAGCCCGCCCTCTACGACAGTCCGCTGCGCAGCCGGCTGGAGTCGCTCGGTCACTCGTTCAAGCTGAACCCGGAGATCGGTGCGGCCACCGGAGTGCAACGGCTGCCGGACGGCCGCTGGCTGGCGGCCGCCGAGCCGGTACGCAGAGGCGGAGGGTCCGCGATGGTGGTGCATCCGGCCGGGCGGCCCTGA